One genomic segment of Paenibacillus xylanexedens includes these proteins:
- a CDS encoding sulfite exporter TauE/SafE family protein, which translates to MDLLLIVIMFILGLVGSFFSGLLGIGGAIINYPLLLYVPSWMGLEPFSAHQVSSISMFQVFFASLAGVIAFRRKVKTGRSGGAIVHRGLVLYMGSSILAGSLIGGFISGHLDGRVINLIYGILAIMAIVLMLIPGKGKLDTSAPLVFNRWIAAGTAFAVGIVSGIVGAGGAFILIPIMLTILNIPVRTTIASSLAIVFISAIGGVIGKITGGDITMEPIIYTVIGSLLGASLGSRVSSMINVRVLRYALIVLIAITAVKVWSSIL; encoded by the coding sequence ATGGATCTTCTGCTTATTGTCATCATGTTTATACTGGGTCTGGTCGGTTCATTCTTCTCCGGTTTGTTGGGTATTGGTGGGGCCATTATCAATTATCCGCTGTTGTTATATGTTCCATCCTGGATGGGACTGGAGCCGTTCTCAGCACATCAGGTATCGTCGATTAGTATGTTTCAAGTGTTTTTCGCTTCACTTGCCGGTGTAATTGCATTCCGCAGAAAAGTAAAAACGGGTAGAAGTGGTGGGGCGATCGTTCACCGCGGTTTGGTGCTATACATGGGCTCCAGCATTCTGGCTGGCAGTCTGATTGGCGGGTTCATATCCGGTCATCTGGACGGAAGGGTTATTAATCTGATCTATGGCATTCTGGCGATCATGGCGATTGTGCTTATGCTGATTCCCGGAAAGGGAAAGCTTGATACCTCAGCTCCACTGGTGTTTAACCGGTGGATTGCAGCAGGCACTGCTTTTGCAGTAGGCATTGTATCAGGAATTGTTGGTGCGGGTGGTGCCTTTATCCTTATTCCTATCATGCTGACGATTCTCAACATCCCCGTACGAACGACGATTGCTTCTTCACTGGCGATTGTATTTATCTCCGCAATTGGCGGCGTTATAGGTAAAATTACGGGTGGAGACATTACGATGGAACCCATTATCTATACGGTGATCGGCAGTCTGCTCGGGGCATCCCTTGGTTCACGGGTTAGTTCAATGATCAATGTGAGGGTACTTCGATATGCATTAATCGTACTTATCGCCATCACAGCGGTCAAAGTCTGGTCATCTATTCTGTAA
- a CDS encoding polyprenyl synthetase family protein — translation MNNVLTEQADAGYRLAEQKASQYFTSLRQQLMDNTYTTALTQDIHVWQKKHIHRFAWLSLLSPSKRKPDPRDVHRYIHWLNTTGKLDDYLDRSISYIYMRDLGQALDSPGTQARIQNVVQNTKKYFMGSATGRKGQPDYISLAALYRWGQKENIETAVIWVMNKLKNVASNIPKELDAEQAQRKLIKIILGVVLHVDDEMNEQTPPEERARRFDAAIRLGYSYGLTYPFVDDLLDSQALTVQEKEQYSLMIRDALLTGVVPDLGEWKGSNLEVIEYVHSELREAFEYIKNYQHPEKQRTFLEQSYVFFQSQEIDRNKKLANANYSNEELYIPIIIKSSSSRLIVRSVLSAPVDEGFDLRTFYYGIYNQLADDFADMFDDMEEGAVTPYTYYLKYRDLRPDLINPYELYWAVISHLIHDVYNSDAKTREVILDRAINGLKRCKERLGQQKYDEVMTIFASGQPEFNQLVQQMVRKADDVDFLDKLLRDQVVLQLKNDKQEKEEFKQTIRTVREQINVELQIAKPGGLHEMKETLIDAANYSLQGDGKRLRPILTWVMGVREYGLPESSIVPLLRSLEYMHTASLIFDDLPTQDNASTRRGRSTLHQVHNSATAELTGLFLIQKAIGEQSSLDRFDAATVLKLIQYSAEKAEDMCMGQAMDLNSKGKALTLEQLNMICFYKTGIAFEAALVMPAILAQVKEPEMATLKKFAYHAGIAFQIKDDLLDFEGNHLILGKPAGQDERNNNSTFVSILGDEGAKKAMWEHYCLATDALNEMPKPIPFLRHLLDYLVGRER, via the coding sequence ATGAATAACGTACTTACAGAACAGGCTGATGCAGGATATCGGCTAGCTGAGCAGAAAGCATCTCAGTATTTCACTTCTCTTAGGCAGCAACTTATGGATAATACGTATACAACAGCACTTACCCAAGATATTCATGTATGGCAAAAGAAACATATTCATCGTTTTGCCTGGCTTTCTCTTTTATCACCTAGCAAAAGAAAACCGGATCCCCGGGATGTTCATAGATATATCCACTGGCTGAATACGACAGGAAAGCTGGATGATTACCTGGATCGGAGTATCTCCTATATTTATATGCGGGATCTGGGGCAAGCCCTTGATTCTCCGGGTACGCAGGCCCGAATTCAGAATGTTGTCCAGAATACTAAAAAATACTTTATGGGCTCTGCCACTGGGCGCAAAGGACAGCCTGATTATATCAGTCTGGCTGCGTTGTACCGGTGGGGACAGAAGGAGAACATTGAAACGGCTGTCATCTGGGTGATGAACAAATTAAAGAATGTAGCATCCAACATCCCGAAGGAGCTGGATGCAGAGCAGGCGCAACGGAAGCTCATCAAGATCATTCTTGGCGTGGTCCTTCATGTGGACGATGAGATGAATGAGCAGACACCACCTGAAGAGCGTGCCCGGAGATTTGATGCGGCGATTCGACTTGGTTATTCGTACGGTTTGACATATCCATTTGTGGATGATCTGCTGGATTCTCAAGCTTTGACTGTTCAGGAAAAAGAACAATATTCCCTGATGATACGTGATGCACTTCTTACCGGGGTCGTCCCTGATCTGGGGGAGTGGAAAGGCAGCAATCTTGAAGTAATTGAATATGTACATTCCGAGCTTCGGGAAGCATTTGAGTACATCAAGAACTACCAGCATCCAGAGAAACAGCGCACGTTCTTAGAGCAATCCTATGTGTTCTTTCAGTCTCAGGAGATCGATCGCAACAAGAAATTAGCCAATGCGAATTACAGCAATGAAGAATTGTACATTCCGATTATTATCAAATCTTCTTCTTCCCGATTAATCGTCCGGTCTGTTCTCAGTGCACCGGTGGATGAAGGATTTGATCTGCGGACGTTCTACTACGGGATATATAATCAGTTGGCTGATGATTTTGCCGATATGTTTGACGATATGGAAGAAGGGGCAGTAACTCCGTATACGTACTATTTGAAGTACCGTGACCTGCGTCCCGACTTGATTAATCCATATGAATTGTATTGGGCAGTCATCTCTCATCTAATCCATGATGTATATAACTCGGATGCCAAGACCCGCGAGGTCATACTGGATCGTGCGATCAACGGGCTGAAGCGTTGTAAAGAACGGTTGGGGCAGCAAAAATATGATGAAGTGATGACGATCTTTGCCTCTGGGCAGCCTGAATTCAATCAACTGGTTCAACAGATGGTGCGAAAAGCAGATGACGTTGATTTCCTTGATAAATTGTTACGGGATCAGGTTGTGCTTCAATTGAAAAATGACAAGCAGGAGAAAGAGGAGTTCAAACAGACCATTCGAACGGTTCGCGAACAGATTAATGTGGAGTTACAGATTGCGAAGCCCGGTGGCCTTCACGAGATGAAAGAGACGCTGATCGATGCCGCCAATTACAGCTTGCAGGGAGACGGAAAGAGGCTACGTCCGATATTAACTTGGGTTATGGGTGTGCGCGAGTATGGTCTACCTGAATCATCCATCGTTCCGCTGCTAAGATCATTGGAGTACATGCATACCGCTTCCCTGATCTTTGATGATCTGCCTACGCAGGATAATGCTTCGACAAGGCGTGGACGTTCCACGCTGCACCAGGTGCACAATAGTGCCACAGCAGAGCTTACCGGTCTATTTCTTATCCAGAAGGCGATTGGAGAGCAATCCTCATTAGATCGTTTTGATGCGGCGACCGTGCTCAAACTCATTCAGTATTCGGCTGAAAAAGCAGAGGATATGTGTATGGGGCAGGCGATGGATCTGAACTCCAAAGGCAAGGCATTGACGCTGGAGCAGTTGAACATGATCTGTTTTTACAAAACAGGCATTGCCTTCGAAGCTGCCCTGGTTATGCCAGCGATACTTGCCCAAGTGAAGGAACCGGAGATGGCTACGCTGAAAAAGTTCGCTTATCATGCGGGGATCGCCTTCCAGATCAAGGACGACTTGCTGGATTTCGAGGGAAATCACCTCATTCTTGGGAAACCAGCAGGTCAGGATGAGCGGAACAACAATTCAACCTTTGTGTCTATTCTGGGTGATGAAGGCGCGAAGAAAGCGATGTGGGAGCATTATTGTCTTGCTACAGATGCATTGAACGAGATGCCAAAACCTATCCCCTTCCTGAGACATCTATTGGATTATCTTGTTGGTCGCGAGCGCTAA
- a CDS encoding PAS domain S-box protein: MQVQKVDHHELFEQIYNQAPIGIALVAPTGQWMKVNPAFCCMLGYTSDELMDLTYQDITHPDDSSQDMICSYELFEGKSKENQYEKRYINKNGDILWCSIHVSLVRNEITDEPLYSVCHIVDISNRKLSEQKLLHSEEMFKLITDHAQEIIYIADSEGVCRFCSPSVQQILGYSPEEVIGQNNNASFHPQDLERISQMDLTKGNLLNIRVRHKDGHYLWFETTYKVFGDAEHEQQIFTIGRDISERKKQKDISAEAERIALIGSWEWDMVLDHITFSDQIFEIFELERTCKPYRISDVFDVMNSEDIASIQKHITGVKQGEPLDFEYKHISSDGNEKYLHLRGLITLDENRQPVQLNGTLQDITERKRIEFKLQESVERYTSLKKYNHDAIISFNMDGNIMNANPVAVKMTGCPVAEMIDTSISRFIGASNLGLILGSNYEMAEKEINAVRHTDGSETEVLATLAPIIVNQSNVGFYLIAKDITEQKKLLVAKETAERMNKAKSKFLAMMSHEIRTPMNGVIGMTDLLLDTPGLSGEQKEYIEIIQKSGDSLLAIINDILDFSKIESGKTDLVEDPFDLVEIVTETVQIVKPLAREKKLDVRMCVEDVIPTPVYGDAYRLKQVLTNIIGNAVKFTSEGGVEVKVGVKEQCGNTVQLYFQVKDSGIGIPAERKQQLFEPFYQLDNFMTRKPQGTGLGLAISKKLVELMQGEIWIEESDEPGTIFIFTAQFKLNNGEESNRLDQQQKKSRTSALRILIAEDNEVNQLVLSRIVEKKGHFVDHVADGVEAVEAVKHTSYDIVFMDVHMPRLNGFEATKVIKNALHPESCPFIIAVTANAVRGDMENCLKAGMDAYVSKPIKIESIMQALETYYIKNNL, encoded by the coding sequence ATGCAGGTTCAAAAGGTCGATCATCACGAATTGTTCGAGCAGATCTATAACCAAGCGCCTATTGGGATTGCACTAGTTGCTCCAACAGGGCAATGGATGAAAGTGAACCCTGCCTTTTGCTGTATGCTAGGTTATACAAGTGATGAATTAATGGATCTCACGTATCAGGATATTACACATCCGGATGATTCCTCACAAGATATGATCTGTAGTTATGAGCTATTTGAAGGTAAATCAAAAGAAAATCAATACGAAAAGCGTTATATTAATAAAAATGGTGACATCTTATGGTGTTCGATACATGTTTCCTTGGTTCGAAATGAAATTACGGATGAACCTCTTTATTCCGTTTGCCATATTGTTGATATTTCCAATCGTAAACTGTCTGAACAAAAACTTCTCCATAGTGAAGAAATGTTCAAACTTATTACGGATCATGCTCAGGAGATCATCTATATTGCCGATTCAGAGGGAGTTTGTCGGTTCTGCTCACCGTCAGTCCAACAAATATTAGGTTATTCCCCGGAAGAAGTCATTGGCCAAAACAATAATGCTTCCTTTCACCCACAAGATCTGGAACGGATCTCACAGATGGATTTGACTAAAGGTAATCTGTTGAATATTAGAGTCCGCCATAAAGACGGGCATTATCTTTGGTTTGAAACCACATACAAGGTCTTTGGTGATGCGGAGCATGAACAGCAGATTTTTACAATTGGACGAGATATATCAGAGCGAAAAAAACAAAAGGATATCAGTGCAGAGGCTGAACGTATCGCCTTGATTGGTAGTTGGGAATGGGATATGGTCTTAGACCATATTACATTTTCAGATCAGATCTTTGAGATTTTTGAACTTGAACGCACCTGCAAACCATATCGGATAAGTGATGTTTTTGATGTTATGAATTCCGAAGATATAGCCTCTATACAAAAACATATTACAGGGGTAAAACAAGGTGAACCGCTCGATTTCGAATACAAACACATCAGTTCTGATGGAAATGAGAAGTATCTTCACTTGCGCGGATTGATTACACTCGATGAGAATCGTCAGCCAGTCCAGCTGAACGGAACACTACAGGATATCACTGAACGCAAACGCATCGAATTTAAATTGCAGGAATCTGTGGAGCGATACACTTCGCTTAAGAAATACAATCATGACGCCATTATCTCGTTTAACATGGATGGTAATATTATGAATGCAAATCCAGTGGCGGTGAAAATGACGGGCTGTCCCGTGGCTGAAATGATCGACACAAGCATAAGCAGATTTATCGGAGCCAGTAATCTGGGTCTGATTCTGGGCAGTAATTATGAGATGGCTGAAAAGGAAATCAACGCTGTTCGGCACACGGATGGATCTGAGACAGAAGTCTTGGCTACGCTTGCTCCAATCATTGTTAACCAATCCAATGTCGGGTTTTACCTGATTGCCAAGGATATTACGGAGCAGAAAAAACTGCTGGTAGCCAAAGAGACAGCGGAGAGAATGAATAAGGCCAAAAGTAAATTTTTGGCGATGATGAGTCATGAAATCCGCACACCCATGAACGGTGTAATTGGGATGACCGATTTGCTCCTGGATACTCCTGGACTTAGCGGGGAACAAAAGGAATATATCGAAATCATCCAGAAGAGTGGAGATTCCTTGCTTGCTATCATTAATGATATTCTTGATTTTTCCAAAATCGAATCAGGCAAAACCGATCTGGTGGAAGATCCTTTTGATCTCGTAGAGATCGTGACCGAGACGGTGCAAATCGTAAAACCGCTGGCTCGTGAAAAGAAGCTGGATGTTCGCATGTGCGTAGAAGATGTCATTCCAACTCCGGTGTATGGTGATGCTTATCGTCTTAAACAGGTACTTACCAATATCATCGGCAACGCAGTCAAATTCACTTCAGAAGGCGGCGTGGAAGTTAAAGTGGGAGTTAAGGAGCAGTGCGGCAATACCGTGCAGCTTTATTTTCAGGTAAAAGATTCGGGCATTGGCATTCCGGCTGAGAGGAAACAACAGTTATTTGAACCTTTCTACCAACTGGACAATTTTATGACCCGCAAACCTCAAGGTACCGGTCTTGGCCTTGCCATTAGCAAGAAACTGGTGGAGCTTATGCAGGGTGAGATCTGGATCGAGGAATCGGATGAACCGGGTACAATATTTATATTTACCGCCCAATTTAAATTAAATAACGGTGAAGAGAGCAACAGGTTGGATCAACAGCAGAAGAAGAGCAGAACATCAGCCTTGCGAATTTTAATCGCAGAAGACAATGAGGTGAATCAGCTCGTCCTTAGCAGAATCGTTGAGAAAAAAGGGCACTTTGTGGATCATGTGGCGGATGGTGTTGAGGCAGTCGAGGCGGTCAAACACACTTCATATGATATTGTCTTCATGGATGTGCATATGCCAAGGCTTAATGGGTTCGAAGCGACAAAAGTGATTAAAAATGCTTTGCACCCCGAGAGTTGTCCATTCATTATTGCGGTAACTGCAAATGCCGTAAGAGGAGACATGGAAAACTGCTTGAAGGCAGGTATGGATGCGTATGTCAGCAAACCGATCAAAATCGAGTCCATTATGCAAGCATTGGAGACCTATTACATTAAAAATAATCTCTAA
- a CDS encoding ABC transporter substrate-binding protein: MDTLHTHFIRLAGAEQLSFKLHEPVAVTIDSLSAALCCTPRNVKFILRKLEELGFIHWQPGRGRGHHSKLTMLRSMNEALEASFTELLGKGKMKDAIELIGTVQMDDTLREQLMLSLHQQMGFHGHDETASGQDILRIMRSRQLGDLDPAFVYTAFETYLLSQVCNTLITYDAKTESFLPALAHMWECSEDHRLWTFYLQKGVRFHNGRIMTSRDVQATLQRLIDVHSPSIWLYRDIERAEVAGDYCIKFVLHRPNRFFLHLFSCIRMTILPYDYNVDNTLVGTGPFQISELNEDVLELTAFDAYYGIRPHLDQVHFWFVPDLSPNDRYYELPGTDRLSLTTGCDQTNSINYPALGCQYMLFNFHKEGIHHHPLFRQALRIVYDSVALVRDLGGNRITPASSFLPWRSADQDWSAGSLEQARELLHNCGYQGETITLSYKHNKDADVAEWFRCRAASIGLNISMHAVVDYFNSEETTNAQLILAEEILEEDWQYGMIHFFKNLSNHFHMCMSPAFQSLLDDKLDHFAKLHRPDRTALLDEAESLLRDHCWILHGCHMNKQAELDQSIFGMQTAEFGYMDISKLWIKNP; the protein is encoded by the coding sequence ATGGATACCCTACATACACACTTTATAAGGCTCGCCGGGGCCGAACAGCTTTCATTCAAACTTCATGAACCTGTAGCGGTAACCATCGATAGCTTGTCCGCTGCCCTGTGCTGCACCCCTCGTAATGTGAAATTCATTCTCAGAAAATTGGAAGAACTGGGCTTCATCCATTGGCAACCGGGACGTGGTCGTGGACATCATTCGAAGCTAACGATGCTGCGCAGCATGAATGAAGCGTTGGAAGCGAGTTTTACCGAACTTTTAGGTAAAGGCAAAATGAAAGACGCCATTGAACTCATCGGAACCGTCCAGATGGATGATACATTGCGAGAACAGCTCATGCTCTCCCTTCATCAACAGATGGGATTTCACGGCCACGATGAAACTGCCTCTGGTCAGGATATACTGCGCATCATGAGGTCACGCCAGTTAGGTGATTTGGACCCAGCCTTTGTTTATACTGCATTTGAAACCTACCTGCTAAGCCAGGTCTGTAATACATTGATCACTTATGATGCCAAGACAGAATCATTCCTGCCAGCACTGGCGCACATGTGGGAGTGCAGCGAGGACCATCGCTTATGGACCTTCTATCTCCAGAAAGGTGTACGTTTCCACAACGGACGTATCATGACGTCCCGGGATGTGCAAGCGACGTTGCAACGATTGATTGATGTGCATAGTCCGTCCATCTGGTTGTATCGGGATATTGAACGAGCGGAAGTAGCTGGCGATTACTGCATCAAGTTTGTTCTACATCGTCCTAATCGGTTTTTCTTGCATCTGTTCAGTTGTATTCGGATGACAATCCTGCCCTACGATTACAATGTAGACAATACATTGGTAGGTACCGGTCCTTTTCAGATCTCTGAGCTGAATGAAGATGTGCTGGAGCTTACCGCTTTTGATGCGTACTACGGCATCCGGCCACATCTGGATCAAGTGCATTTCTGGTTTGTGCCTGACCTGAGTCCAAATGATCGCTATTATGAGCTACCCGGTACAGATCGATTGAGTCTGACAACAGGCTGTGATCAGACGAACAGTATCAATTATCCGGCGCTTGGTTGTCAGTATATGCTGTTCAATTTTCACAAGGAAGGCATCCATCATCATCCCCTATTTCGGCAAGCCCTGCGTATTGTCTATGATTCGGTCGCACTTGTCAGAGATCTCGGTGGAAATCGGATTACACCAGCCAGCAGCTTCCTTCCCTGGAGAAGTGCAGACCAGGACTGGTCAGCTGGCTCTCTTGAGCAGGCTCGTGAATTGCTACATAACTGCGGGTACCAGGGGGAGACCATAACTTTATCGTATAAGCATAATAAGGATGCAGACGTTGCCGAGTGGTTCCGGTGTAGGGCAGCGTCCATCGGTCTGAACATCAGCATGCATGCCGTTGTGGATTATTTCAATTCAGAGGAAACCACAAACGCACAATTGATCCTCGCTGAAGAGATACTGGAGGAAGATTGGCAGTACGGCATGATTCATTTTTTCAAAAACCTGTCCAACCATTTTCATATGTGTATGTCTCCTGCATTCCAGTCTCTATTGGATGACAAACTGGATCATTTTGCAAAGCTTCATCGGCCAGACCGTACTGCGCTTCTGGATGAAGCTGAATCCTTGCTACGTGATCACTGCTGGATCTTGCATGGCTGTCACATGAACAAGCAGGCGGAACTGGATCAGAGCATCTTCGGTATGCAGACAGCGGAATTCGGATATATGGACATCTCGAAATTGTGGATCAAAAATCCTTAG
- a CDS encoding MDR family MFS transporter, with the protein MRQYLRQIHPLAWTIIIGTMFGRLVTSMSIPFLSIYLTRVLDATPTQTGITVAVSSLAGVMVSFYGGYISDRIGRKIVMLISVFSWAGVFFIFSAAEHLWVFFVANTLNGLCRAVFEPTSRALLSDITSPENKLLVFNLRYAAINLGVVFGPIIGFQLGSSESTFPFVISGLVYIAYGLVLFLQFKLQHANLPERHQATAPRLREALMTTGRDRVFLPVLIGTTFCVLGYGHFSSTLAQYLARSPIFENGSQMFSYMLSLNAVTVLIIQYPLVRTFRNFPPLVPLIVGNLLVATSLMMVGIAEGVLMMMMSVILFTIGEVLLFTMMDMLIDRIAKPEWKGTYFGTIGFNNIGSVIAPVMGGVLLSQFGAENGLAVFLPIALTTALGVPFLLIAHRRLVVREKQTEPTSLSM; encoded by the coding sequence ATGAGGCAATATTTAAGGCAGATTCACCCCTTGGCATGGACGATTATTATCGGAACCATGTTTGGACGTCTTGTCACGTCAATGAGTATCCCGTTTCTATCCATCTATCTGACACGTGTGTTAGATGCTACACCGACCCAGACCGGTATTACTGTGGCCGTTAGCTCGCTGGCAGGTGTTATGGTCAGCTTTTATGGAGGTTACATTTCGGACCGGATCGGTCGCAAAATCGTGATGTTAATCTCGGTATTTAGCTGGGCAGGTGTGTTTTTCATCTTTTCAGCAGCAGAGCATCTATGGGTGTTCTTTGTTGCCAATACGTTAAACGGATTATGCCGCGCAGTATTTGAACCCACTTCCAGAGCGCTGTTATCGGATATTACTTCTCCGGAGAACAAATTGCTGGTGTTCAACCTTAGATATGCTGCGATTAATCTAGGTGTGGTATTTGGGCCAATTATCGGATTTCAGCTGGGATCATCTGAATCGACGTTTCCGTTTGTGATTTCCGGCTTGGTATACATAGCCTATGGACTTGTATTATTTCTGCAATTCAAGTTACAGCATGCCAATCTGCCAGAGCGTCATCAGGCAACCGCACCACGTTTGCGTGAAGCACTCATGACCACTGGTCGCGACCGGGTATTTCTGCCGGTATTAATCGGTACCACATTCTGTGTTCTGGGTTACGGGCACTTTAGTTCTACGTTGGCACAGTACTTGGCGAGAAGCCCGATCTTTGAGAATGGAAGTCAGATGTTCTCGTACATGCTGTCCCTGAATGCTGTGACGGTACTGATTATTCAGTATCCTCTTGTGAGAACCTTCCGAAACTTCCCACCGCTTGTTCCTCTGATTGTGGGTAACCTGCTGGTTGCAACCAGTCTGATGATGGTTGGAATCGCTGAAGGTGTACTCATGATGATGATGAGTGTCATACTATTTACCATTGGGGAAGTGTTGTTGTTCACCATGATGGATATGCTCATTGACCGGATTGCAAAGCCGGAATGGAAAGGGACGTATTTCGGGACTATCGGATTCAATAATATCGGTAGTGTCATTGCTCCTGTCATGGGCGGGGTGTTATTAAGTCAATTTGGAGCGGAGAATGGGCTCGCTGTTTTTCTACCGATTGCACTGACGACTGCCCTGGGAGTACCTTTTCTTCTGATCGCACATAGACGTCTTGTTGTTAGAGAGAAGCAAACAGAGCCTACATCATTAAGTATGTAG
- a CDS encoding ABC transporter ATP-binding protein, which produces MPKTEKSSMAWLLRYLKTVKGRLALLLIMLLTSTGLQLLNPQIIKRFIDTAASGGVLTNLVQLAGIFLVVAVFNQLITVAVSYLGNDVAWRATNQLRGDLLKHCLRLDMRFHNEKTPGEMIERVDGDVTSISNFFAMFIVQVIGSFVLLAGILGFMFSVNVPIALVMTVFTLLSILFMVFIRNLGVDSSKNERAASASLFGLIEERIAGIEDVQANGHVPYVMNRFYRTMRTVFRKGRKAWLLRVIPWNTTVVLFALAVTAVLLLGVHYYMEGLISIGTLFLIYQYTQMLNDPIEMLGDQVQEFQKAKSGMLRSRELLSMQSVIEEGTEEQLPEGPLGLEFSQVHFSYNQDKPVLHDITFAIKPGERLGIIGRTGSGKSSLSRVLLRLYNLDRGTIRVGGTDITKLSLQALYRRVGMVTQDVQLFDGTLRDNLTLFNEDVSDQMIKETTDRLGLSQWINSQPEGLDTYLAAGGASLSAGEAQLFALTRVFLTEPSLVILDEPSSRLDAATEGMLQSAIDQLMKQSTGVIIAHRLATLEKVDRIMVLGDGKVLEFGAREELASNPASHYARLLITGREEELA; this is translated from the coding sequence GTGCCCAAAACAGAGAAAAGTTCCATGGCATGGCTGCTGCGCTATCTAAAAACAGTCAAAGGACGGCTGGCCTTACTTTTAATCATGTTGCTCACATCAACGGGGCTTCAGCTCTTGAACCCACAGATCATCAAACGATTTATCGATACAGCAGCAAGTGGGGGAGTCCTCACCAATCTTGTTCAACTCGCAGGAATATTTCTGGTTGTTGCCGTGTTTAATCAACTCATCACGGTAGCGGTAAGTTATTTGGGGAATGATGTGGCCTGGCGGGCCACGAATCAACTGCGCGGAGATTTGCTGAAGCACTGTCTGCGTCTCGATATGCGTTTTCATAATGAGAAAACACCTGGTGAGATGATTGAACGTGTGGATGGTGACGTAACGAGCATCTCCAATTTTTTCGCGATGTTCATTGTGCAGGTGATCGGGAGTTTTGTACTGCTGGCCGGAATTCTCGGATTCATGTTCAGCGTTAATGTACCCATTGCTTTGGTCATGACCGTGTTCACATTATTATCGATCCTGTTCATGGTCTTCATCCGAAATCTTGGCGTGGACTCTTCCAAAAATGAACGGGCTGCAAGTGCCTCTCTGTTCGGATTAATTGAAGAACGCATTGCCGGGATTGAAGATGTGCAAGCGAATGGTCATGTGCCTTATGTGATGAACCGCTTTTACCGCACGATGCGCACGGTATTCCGTAAGGGGAGAAAAGCCTGGCTGTTACGGGTTATTCCGTGGAATACCACAGTAGTCCTATTCGCTCTGGCGGTCACTGCGGTGCTTTTGCTGGGTGTGCATTATTATATGGAAGGTCTAATTAGTATCGGAACATTATTTCTGATCTACCAATATACGCAGATGCTGAATGATCCGATTGAGATGCTTGGAGATCAGGTTCAGGAGTTTCAAAAAGCAAAATCAGGCATGCTGCGCTCCAGAGAGCTGTTGTCCATGCAAAGTGTGATTGAAGAGGGCACAGAGGAGCAATTGCCGGAAGGACCTCTTGGTCTGGAATTCAGTCAAGTGCACTTCAGTTATAACCAGGATAAACCGGTATTACACGACATTACTTTTGCTATTAAACCTGGTGAACGCCTGGGAATCATCGGTCGCACAGGTAGCGGTAAATCGAGTCTTAGTCGTGTTCTTCTCCGGCTGTACAATCTGGATCGGGGTACGATCCGTGTAGGTGGAACGGATATCACAAAGCTTTCATTACAAGCGCTCTATCGCCGCGTTGGCATGGTGACACAGGATGTGCAATTGTTTGATGGCACACTGCGTGACAATCTGACCCTGTTCAATGAGGATGTATCGGATCAGATGATCAAGGAAACGACGGATCGCCTTGGACTTAGCCAATGGATTAATTCACAACCAGAAGGACTTGATACGTATCTGGCAGCAGGTGGGGCTTCATTGTCGGCAGGGGAAGCACAGTTATTTGCCTTAACCCGCGTATTTCTGACCGAACCGAGTTTGGTTATTCTGGATGAGCCGTCGTCACGTCTGGATGCTGCGACCGAGGGAATGCTTCAATCTGCAATTGACCAGTTAATGAAACAATCCACTGGAGTCATTATTGCTCACCGACTGGCTACACTGGAGAAAGTGGATCGGATTATGGTGCTCGGTGATGGGAAGGTACTGGAATTTGGAGCGAGAGAAGAACTTGCCAGTAACCCGGCATCTCACTATGCCAGACTGCTCATTACAGGCCGAGAGGAGGAACTGGCATGA